From a region of the Hyalangium minutum genome:
- a CDS encoding adenylate/guanylate cyclase domain-containing protein yields MKTANLAIVFTDIQGFTERTSRQTHEENQRLLQVHHDLLAPLFTRFGGRIIKSIGDAFLVTFESPTQAVLSGVAIQDRLWEYNRTALESEQLRVRVAINVGEVRVEPNDVFGEPVNIAARVEGIAEPGEVYFTEALYLSMNKAEVPSEEVGAFELKGIPGKIRVFRVPKGPYRMEAPVVPLPAPAGIPPVGPPFANLGLARLSAEGGALSAVGQRAAVLGGQAKSAGGQFLARLRSRLPAGFTGLRMAMVFGGLAVVLGVAVVGFGGSSAERAISQVRDAKPTERPALVLEARKLIESEKNLGNRQRLFGELQEAVGDMAGAVDRYVDSVRAGNGKAGDRLTELLTHEECRVRVDAAKAVGELRLKSARGELKDLAEEGGPGDGEKTNLLDRVLGGCDSRKAARNALERFKND; encoded by the coding sequence TTGAAGACCGCCAACCTCGCCATTGTCTTCACCGACATTCAAGGGTTCACCGAGCGCACCAGCCGGCAGACCCATGAGGAGAATCAGCGCCTGCTGCAGGTGCACCATGATCTTCTCGCACCGCTGTTCACCCGCTTCGGGGGGCGCATCATCAAGTCCATTGGTGATGCGTTCCTGGTCACTTTCGAGTCGCCCACCCAGGCGGTCCTGAGCGGCGTGGCCATCCAGGATCGGCTCTGGGAGTACAACCGCACCGCTTTGGAGAGCGAGCAGCTTCGCGTGCGCGTGGCCATCAACGTGGGCGAGGTGCGCGTCGAGCCCAACGATGTGTTTGGCGAGCCGGTGAACATCGCCGCGCGTGTGGAGGGCATCGCCGAGCCGGGCGAGGTCTACTTCACTGAGGCCCTCTACCTCTCCATGAACAAGGCGGAGGTGCCCTCGGAGGAGGTGGGCGCGTTCGAGCTCAAGGGTATCCCTGGGAAGATCCGCGTCTTCCGTGTCCCAAAGGGGCCCTACCGCATGGAGGCTCCCGTGGTGCCGCTGCCTGCGCCCGCGGGCATTCCTCCCGTAGGGCCTCCCTTCGCCAACCTGGGCCTGGCGCGACTCTCTGCGGAGGGGGGGGCTCTCTCCGCGGTGGGCCAGCGGGCGGCCGTGCTGGGAGGCCAGGCGAAGAGCGCCGGTGGGCAGTTCCTGGCCCGGCTGCGCTCGCGGCTGCCTGCGGGCTTCACGGGGCTGCGCATGGCAATGGTCTTCGGCGGGCTGGCAGTGGTGCTGGGTGTGGCGGTGGTGGGGTTCGGAGGCAGCTCCGCGGAGCGGGCCATCTCCCAGGTGAGGGATGCGAAGCCCACCGAGCGGCCCGCACTGGTGCTCGAGGCGCGCAAGCTCATCGAGTCGGAGAAGAACCTGGGTAACCGGCAGCGCCTCTTCGGAGAACTGCAGGAGGCCGTGGGTGACATGGCCGGCGCAGTGGACCGGTACGTGGACTCCGTGAGAGCGGGCAACGGCAAGGCGGGGGATCGGCTCACCGAGCTGTTGACGCATGAGGAGTGCCGGGTGCGCGTGGACGCGGCCAAGGCGGTAGGGGAGCTGCGGCTCAAGAGCGCGCGCGGCGAGCTGAAGGATTTGGCCGAGGAAGGCGGCCCGGGCGATGGAGAAAAGACGAACCTCCTGGACCGGGTGCTCGGCGGCTGTGACTCGCGGAAGGCCGCGAGGAACGCGCTCGAGCGGTTCAAGAACGACTGA
- a CDS encoding endonuclease MutS2: MSVQIAQRTLEDLGFAEVLRALAHRCRTAPGKERASARPFLDTEDQVSDALSLVAEARLLSQEQFSLPLGGVSDLRDAVNRSSKGGMLEPRDLIASAQLLYAFARTREALEEREESVPMLATLSRRLPMLEALASRIDRCFEPDGTISDRASPELKEARDRSNGLHRRIKSKLDEMLHDENFIPKLRENYYTLRNGRYVVPVVSNFRGEVPGIVHNASQTGQTLFIEPQAMVNMGNDLAIAQSEVAEEERRILQDLSNQLGKESHRVLEGLTAVAELDEAEAAALLAADLDAHSPAFKGVDELTLKLLRHPLLAIRGTDVVPNDVFLSGEARALVVSGPNAGGKTVTLTAVGLCSLMLRCGLPIPVEQGSKMPLYRSVNSTVGDAQDLSQGLSTFSAHVVMLRDIAAKVGPGSLVLIDEIAADTDPREGAAIAIAVLEELLEKGAVVLVTTHLEELKALAHMDKRFLNARVGFDAKRMAPTYRLQLGAAGASSAIEMAARMGLPERICQRARDLAMNAGGPLTKALAAAEEERRKLSEELDKAREAAAAAEKLRKDLEAQKQAFERERKEKMMRFNEDVAAASEHAAAEVRALLQTLRAQTNEKAAQEARAALVQRAEDAAKRAKEARAELYKVEAPQPPTLKVGAWVRHSGLDKDVEILELHSNEALVAAGVIKMRVPVSELSGSRTAKPQMRFPERNKQEAAMKKASAAAPAEVQATNFRCDVRGMRADDALAEVEQFLDQGMRSGEEAALIIHGHGTGALKQALRDYLANSPYIRMFRPGESHEGGDGVTVVALRA; the protein is encoded by the coding sequence ATGTCCGTGCAGATCGCCCAACGAACCCTCGAGGACCTCGGCTTCGCGGAAGTGCTCCGCGCGCTGGCCCACCGCTGCCGCACCGCTCCCGGCAAAGAGCGCGCGTCGGCCCGCCCCTTCCTGGACACCGAAGACCAAGTGAGTGACGCCCTCTCTCTGGTGGCCGAGGCCCGGCTGCTCTCTCAGGAGCAGTTCTCGCTCCCCCTGGGTGGGGTGAGTGACCTGAGAGACGCGGTGAACCGGTCCTCCAAGGGCGGCATGCTGGAGCCCCGGGATCTCATCGCCTCCGCGCAGCTGCTCTATGCGTTCGCCCGCACCCGCGAGGCCCTGGAGGAGCGCGAGGAGTCGGTCCCCATGCTGGCGACGCTGAGCCGCCGGCTGCCGATGCTGGAGGCGCTCGCGTCTCGCATCGATCGCTGCTTCGAGCCGGACGGGACGATCTCGGACCGGGCCAGCCCCGAGCTGAAAGAGGCGCGGGATCGCTCCAACGGGCTGCACCGGCGCATCAAGAGCAAGCTGGATGAGATGCTCCACGACGAGAACTTCATCCCCAAGCTGCGCGAGAACTACTACACGCTGCGCAACGGCCGGTACGTGGTGCCGGTGGTGTCCAACTTCCGAGGCGAGGTGCCCGGCATCGTCCACAACGCCAGCCAGACGGGGCAGACGCTCTTCATCGAGCCCCAGGCGATGGTGAACATGGGCAACGACCTGGCCATCGCCCAGTCCGAGGTGGCCGAGGAGGAGCGCCGGATCCTGCAGGACCTGTCCAACCAGCTCGGGAAGGAATCCCACCGGGTGCTGGAGGGGCTGACGGCGGTGGCGGAGCTGGACGAGGCCGAGGCGGCGGCGCTGCTGGCGGCGGACCTGGACGCGCACTCGCCCGCCTTCAAGGGCGTGGACGAGCTGACGCTGAAGCTGCTGCGGCACCCGCTGCTGGCGATCAGGGGCACGGACGTGGTGCCCAACGACGTGTTCCTCTCGGGCGAGGCACGGGCGCTGGTGGTGTCCGGTCCGAACGCGGGCGGTAAGACGGTGACGCTGACGGCGGTGGGCCTGTGCTCGCTGATGCTGCGCTGCGGCCTGCCCATTCCCGTGGAGCAGGGCTCGAAGATGCCGCTCTACCGCTCGGTGAACTCGACGGTGGGCGACGCGCAGGACTTGTCCCAGGGTCTGTCCACGTTCAGCGCGCACGTGGTGATGCTGCGGGACATCGCGGCGAAGGTGGGCCCGGGCTCACTGGTGCTGATCGACGAGATCGCCGCGGACACGGATCCGCGCGAGGGTGCGGCGATCGCCATCGCCGTGCTGGAGGAGCTGCTGGAGAAGGGCGCCGTGGTGCTGGTGACGACGCACCTGGAGGAGCTCAAGGCGCTGGCCCACATGGACAAGCGCTTCCTCAACGCGCGCGTGGGCTTCGATGCGAAGCGGATGGCGCCCACGTACCGGCTGCAGCTGGGCGCGGCGGGAGCCTCGTCGGCCATCGAGATGGCGGCGCGCATGGGCCTGCCGGAGCGCATCTGTCAGCGCGCACGCGACCTGGCGATGAACGCCGGAGGCCCGCTGACCAAGGCGCTGGCAGCGGCCGAGGAGGAGCGGCGGAAGCTGTCCGAGGAGCTGGATAAGGCGCGAGAGGCCGCGGCCGCGGCGGAGAAGCTCCGCAAGGATCTGGAGGCGCAGAAGCAGGCCTTCGAGCGCGAACGCAAAGAGAAGATGATGCGCTTCAACGAGGACGTCGCAGCGGCGAGCGAGCACGCGGCGGCGGAGGTCCGGGCGCTGCTGCAGACGCTGCGCGCGCAGACCAACGAGAAGGCGGCGCAGGAGGCACGGGCGGCGCTGGTGCAGCGGGCCGAAGATGCAGCGAAGCGGGCCAAGGAGGCGCGCGCCGAGCTCTATAAGGTGGAGGCGCCCCAGCCGCCGACGCTCAAGGTGGGCGCGTGGGTGCGGCACTCGGGGCTCGACAAGGACGTGGAGATCCTGGAGCTGCACAGCAACGAAGCGCTGGTGGCAGCCGGGGTGATCAAGATGCGCGTGCCGGTGTCGGAGCTGTCGGGCTCGCGGACGGCGAAGCCGCAGATGCGCTTCCCAGAGCGCAACAAGCAGGAAGCGGCGATGAAGAAGGCCTCGGCGGCGGCGCCCGCGGAGGTGCAGGCGACGAACTTCCGCTGCGACGTGCGCGGCATGCGCGCGGACGATGCCCTGGCGGAGGTAGAGCAGTTCCTCGACCAGGGCATGCGCTCGGGCGAGGAGGCGGCGCTCATCATCCACGGCCACGGGACGGGAGCGCTCAAGCAGGCCCTCCGGGACTACCTGGCCAACTCGCCGTACATCCGCATGTTCCGCCCGGGCGAGAGCCACGAAGGCGGCGACGGCGTCACCGTGGTGGCCCTGAGGGCGTAG
- a CDS encoding putative sensor domain DACNV-containing protein, whose product MSEGSLLYPGSALRDWLQKERGVTLPEEHLNLLATLADTLFFASLGKEEGDITRVRLVYHPRGIAGLEDIREHVLVGSAHSDRRAWEIIPFEHEPDITSLSVKALIKIAPIANLPRTSVVVGLQDGQVIIQGLARRVEYEHLYETNENDVLVFHAPEPGYLILSINGEEVFRYEQGRILSPARRVRLDVLLFNTSSMVNAVLMRICASLRDELAEPLLGLSGTKNWHISQIFYKLVWRMGEMRHGGLIAILPDTSQIEKFRPEGKYRLPQSAGTVLRTRLKEYVSSESIYQDLLWKRTTASTPESDEEVLDKAIAHQDREHDKEELDALVDTIGQLTAVDNALLLGPNLEVVCAGYPISTQGEEKLAVYEAETLQGTPGARYAINQHGSRHRAAAYFANKHQGGLVFVASQDGPLRCLHRPLGQEEILLWNLRIPYD is encoded by the coding sequence ATGAGTGAAGGCTCTTTGCTGTATCCGGGGAGTGCCCTCCGGGACTGGCTGCAAAAAGAACGGGGAGTGACCCTCCCCGAAGAGCATCTCAACCTGCTCGCGACCCTCGCAGACACGCTCTTCTTTGCCAGCCTTGGCAAAGAAGAAGGAGACATCACACGTGTCCGTCTGGTCTATCACCCGCGCGGCATTGCTGGACTCGAAGACATTCGTGAGCACGTCCTCGTCGGCAGCGCCCATTCCGACCGACGCGCTTGGGAAATCATCCCTTTTGAGCATGAACCCGACATAACAAGCCTCAGCGTCAAGGCCCTCATCAAGATCGCCCCCATTGCGAATCTCCCACGCACATCTGTCGTTGTGGGGCTTCAAGATGGACAAGTCATCATCCAAGGCCTTGCTCGCAGAGTTGAATACGAGCACCTCTACGAGACCAACGAAAACGACGTGCTTGTATTTCACGCACCCGAGCCTGGCTACCTCATATTGAGCATCAATGGGGAAGAGGTTTTTCGTTACGAGCAGGGTCGCATTCTCTCTCCGGCGCGCAGAGTGCGACTCGACGTCCTCCTGTTTAATACAAGCAGCATGGTCAACGCCGTACTCATGCGGATATGCGCGTCACTCAGGGACGAACTGGCAGAACCTCTGTTGGGCCTGTCAGGCACAAAGAATTGGCACATTTCTCAGATCTTCTACAAACTCGTCTGGCGAATGGGAGAAATGCGGCATGGCGGGCTAATTGCCATTCTTCCGGATACCAGCCAAATCGAAAAGTTCAGACCCGAAGGCAAGTACAGGCTGCCACAAAGCGCTGGGACTGTCTTGCGGACCAGGCTGAAAGAGTACGTCTCATCAGAGAGCATCTATCAGGATCTTCTCTGGAAGCGAACGACAGCGAGCACACCAGAGTCAGACGAAGAGGTGCTCGACAAGGCAATAGCTCACCAAGACAGGGAGCACGACAAAGAAGAACTCGACGCCCTTGTGGACACCATCGGCCAACTCACGGCCGTGGACAACGCGCTCTTGCTTGGCCCCAACCTCGAAGTTGTCTGCGCGGGCTACCCTATCTCGACCCAAGGAGAGGAAAAGCTTGCGGTCTACGAGGCCGAAACGCTCCAGGGGACCCCCGGTGCACGCTATGCCATCAATCAGCATGGATCCCGGCACCGAGCCGCTGCGTACTTCGCCAACAAGCACCAGGGCGGATTGGTTTTTGTGGCCTCACAGGATGGCCCGCTGCGCTGCTTGCATCGCCCCCTGGGACAGGAAGAGATCCTCCTTTGGAACCTCCGGATCCCTTATGACTGA
- a CDS encoding styrene monooxygenase/indole monooxygenase family protein, with protein MTRIGIIGAGTAGLHLGLRLQQLGIPATIYTERAPAELRSARLPNTVAHHAPTRERERLLGVNHWDSPELVQFTFNFAISGPQGVGFQGKLVAPSQFMDYRVYQPRLAENFVARGGSLHVAAVDAAGLEEITQRHELVVVATGRAGLGHLFPRVPEHSPHTQPARLLFGGLFHGMRPPEPLGFQFTIAPGHGEVAEGRMVSTQGFIGSLFLEAVPGGALEVITSRNPNEDPRGFSALFLELLREHAPATFARLDPDAFLLAGPLDWVQGRVTPVVRRGYTRLSNGRCVVALGDAHVLHDPLSGMGANAASACAWILAETLREAVESGQSFDEAFCQRAEERTWETVRATTYWNNALLQPTPPHMAQVFAAASQNPALANAVLETMIVPENALAAFATPETCAAFMARHAHGTAP; from the coding sequence ATGACCCGCATTGGCATCATTGGCGCCGGTACCGCCGGCTTGCACCTGGGCTTGCGCCTGCAGCAGCTCGGCATCCCCGCGACGATCTACACCGAGCGGGCTCCCGCGGAGCTGCGCTCGGCGCGCCTGCCCAACACGGTGGCCCACCATGCTCCCACGCGAGAGCGGGAGCGCCTGCTGGGAGTCAATCACTGGGACTCTCCGGAGCTCGTCCAGTTCACCTTCAACTTCGCCATCAGCGGCCCCCAGGGGGTTGGCTTCCAGGGAAAGCTCGTGGCTCCCTCCCAGTTCATGGACTACCGCGTCTACCAGCCCCGGCTCGCCGAGAACTTCGTGGCGCGAGGCGGCTCGCTTCACGTCGCCGCGGTGGATGCGGCGGGGCTGGAGGAGATCACCCAGCGGCATGAGCTGGTGGTGGTGGCCACGGGGCGCGCGGGTCTGGGCCACCTGTTCCCCCGCGTGCCCGAGCACTCGCCGCACACTCAGCCCGCACGCCTGCTGTTCGGGGGCCTGTTCCACGGCATGCGCCCCCCCGAGCCGCTCGGGTTTCAGTTCACCATCGCCCCGGGCCACGGCGAGGTCGCCGAGGGCCGGATGGTCTCCACGCAGGGCTTCATCGGGAGCCTGTTCCTCGAGGCCGTCCCCGGCGGGGCCCTCGAGGTGATCACCTCCCGGAATCCCAACGAGGATCCGCGCGGCTTCTCGGCCTTGTTCCTGGAGCTGCTGCGGGAGCATGCCCCCGCCACCTTCGCGCGCCTGGATCCGGATGCCTTCCTGCTGGCGGGGCCGCTCGATTGGGTTCAGGGGCGAGTGACGCCGGTAGTGCGCCGCGGGTACACACGGCTGAGCAACGGTCGCTGTGTCGTGGCCCTCGGAGACGCTCACGTGCTCCACGATCCGCTCTCGGGCATGGGCGCCAACGCGGCATCGGCTTGCGCCTGGATCCTCGCCGAGACCCTTCGCGAAGCCGTGGAGTCCGGCCAGTCCTTCGATGAGGCCTTCTGCCAGCGGGCGGAGGAGCGAACCTGGGAGACCGTCCGAGCGACGACGTACTGGAACAACGCTCTGCTGCAGCCCACCCCTCCGCACATGGCCCAGGTCTTCGCCGCCGCCAGTCAGAACCCAGCGCTCGCCAACGCGGTTCTCGAGACCATGATTGTCCCGGAGAACGCGCTGGCCGCCTTCGCCACTCCGGAGACCTGCGCGGCGTTCATGGCGCGCCACGCTCACGGCACCGCCCCCTAG
- a CDS encoding tetratricopeptide repeat protein — MVWLILAGALAGAVDAPANSALTQALAREEAGDTAGALAGVEAVSNTWPAWELPHIEAARLMLKLGGELDRAAAHLDIASALTPENPRAHYLRGLLWEEHGQPRRAAQAYEVALLYRPSYEEARFRAAGLWLAEGDLLKAEYHYRLLTKARPEWVQVRLLLAQVLERQERVPEAEKELLEVRALQPENLLAARRLAELYERTGREKLAQKLRKSIEAPEPKRRMRTLKPSRR, encoded by the coding sequence ATGGTGTGGCTCATCCTGGCGGGCGCACTGGCGGGCGCAGTGGACGCCCCCGCGAACTCGGCCCTGACGCAGGCCCTCGCTCGGGAAGAGGCCGGGGACACCGCGGGTGCACTCGCGGGTGTGGAAGCCGTGAGCAACACCTGGCCCGCTTGGGAGCTGCCCCACATCGAAGCCGCGCGACTCATGCTCAAGCTCGGGGGAGAGCTGGACAGGGCAGCGGCCCACCTGGACATTGCCTCGGCGCTCACCCCCGAGAACCCTCGCGCCCACTACCTGCGGGGGCTGCTGTGGGAGGAGCACGGACAGCCCCGGCGCGCTGCCCAGGCGTACGAGGTGGCGCTCCTCTACCGGCCCTCTTATGAGGAGGCCCGCTTCCGCGCGGCCGGTCTCTGGCTGGCCGAGGGCGACTTGCTCAAGGCCGAGTACCACTACCGCCTTCTCACCAAGGCACGTCCGGAGTGGGTGCAGGTGCGTCTCCTGCTGGCCCAGGTGCTGGAGCGGCAGGAGCGGGTACCGGAGGCGGAGAAGGAACTGCTCGAGGTGCGAGCGCTGCAGCCGGAGAACCTCCTGGCCGCCCGGCGGCTCGCCGAGCTGTACGAGCGGACGGGCCGGGAGAAGCTCGCCCAGAAGCTGCGCAAGTCCATCGAGGCGCCCGAGCCGAAGCGCCGCATGCGCACGCTCAAGCCGTCACGCCGGTAG
- a CDS encoding ATP-binding protein yields the protein MNALAMPMEVPSGTVALAFTDIQGSTLLWERCSAGMRTALELHDRILRALLSSMGGYEVKTQGDSFMVAFSTVEGAVRWCLEVQEALLKAPWPAELLTQPEASEVRGPQGPLYRGLRVRMGVHVGEPELRVDSRTGQVDYVGRMVNVAARVADAGHGGQLLLSGAAWAHVVGLLESLGRPSVRMLGSFRLKGISEPVPLLELLPASLSGRRFDSLRVREERRGNLPEQPGDIIGREEELGTLRLWLSEGARLITILGPGGMGKTRLVTHFGSLALATRAWEGGVWWCDLTEAKTTEDICHVVGQALGVHLQGGVGADLVGQLGGAMSVRGPALVILDNLEHLLQHMPSTLRRWIVLAPEARFLVTSQESLRLAGERILDLAPLGLPAEDAQSLEAISRSEAVQLFVRRARAARGGFGLTEAEAPLVADIVRRLDGIALAIELAAARTSLLSVGQIRERLSRRFELLRSGQRDAVARQATLRGAIDWSWNLLDVTEQAVLAQCSVFRGGFTLEAAEAVLVPSQGGPEVLEIVQALRSKSLLRAGASEGVPGELRLGMYESIREYASARLAEQGEGAALVVRHAEYSLGLARELRGPARGGGGEALHRLMAERENLLAACDHALASWPPTPETVNRALEALVALEPDIASRGPVGITLPRLDRALEQAATLSEDSLLRAEALAVRGRAQLETGQLAAARRDLEHARTCFRALGERAGEKRILVDLSIVVRHEGDVEAAWRFIQAARSLSAEGDRWLEAYTVGNAGIIEQVRSGPGAAIPHLHEALSLFRAVGDRTFEVLFLNNLALAIGERGGTVEAVGFLEEALAKALGAGSRAGQAFARLNLGCFLLDADRTAEACEHLEAVVSLGRQLGMRIVEGCARGELGRACMVAGAWEKAETHLKNATSILAQVSRWHALRFSLHLAAVQALRGERAEARRSFATLEAALEIQNDPVLRELAALLYATLELAEARAAAPGGAEAAQGRAAVQRRLERARGGPMEGASSDLRGWLRLLERDLRAWA from the coding sequence ATGAACGCGCTCGCCATGCCCATGGAGGTTCCCTCCGGCACGGTGGCCCTGGCCTTTACCGACATCCAGGGCTCCACCTTGCTGTGGGAGCGCTGCAGTGCGGGCATGCGGACCGCGCTGGAACTCCATGATCGGATCCTGCGCGCGCTGCTGTCGTCCATGGGTGGTTACGAGGTGAAGACGCAGGGCGACTCCTTCATGGTGGCGTTCTCCACCGTGGAGGGGGCGGTGCGCTGGTGTCTGGAGGTGCAGGAGGCGCTGCTGAAGGCTCCGTGGCCGGCCGAGCTGCTCACCCAACCCGAGGCCTCCGAGGTGCGAGGTCCGCAGGGGCCGCTGTACCGGGGCCTGCGTGTGCGCATGGGCGTGCACGTGGGCGAGCCCGAGCTGCGCGTGGATTCGCGCACGGGCCAGGTCGACTACGTGGGCCGCATGGTGAATGTGGCGGCCCGTGTGGCGGATGCAGGCCATGGCGGGCAATTGCTGCTGAGCGGCGCGGCGTGGGCGCACGTGGTGGGCTTGCTGGAGAGCTTGGGACGGCCCTCGGTGCGCATGCTGGGGAGCTTCCGCCTGAAGGGGATCTCCGAGCCTGTTCCGCTGCTGGAGCTGTTGCCCGCGTCGCTGTCGGGCCGGCGGTTCGACTCTCTGCGGGTGCGCGAGGAGCGCCGCGGCAACCTGCCCGAGCAGCCGGGCGACATCATCGGCCGCGAGGAGGAACTGGGGACGCTGCGTCTATGGCTCTCGGAGGGAGCGAGGCTGATCACCATCCTGGGGCCGGGGGGCATGGGGAAGACCCGGCTCGTGACCCACTTCGGCAGCCTGGCGCTGGCCACGCGCGCGTGGGAGGGCGGCGTCTGGTGGTGCGATCTCACCGAGGCCAAGACGACCGAGGACATCTGTCATGTCGTTGGCCAAGCGCTCGGGGTGCACCTGCAGGGCGGCGTGGGCGCGGATCTGGTGGGGCAGCTCGGCGGAGCGATGAGCGTCCGCGGGCCCGCGCTCGTCATCTTGGACAACCTGGAGCACCTGCTGCAGCACATGCCCTCCACGCTGCGGCGCTGGATCGTCTTGGCGCCGGAGGCTCGGTTTCTCGTCACCTCGCAGGAGTCGCTGCGCCTGGCGGGGGAGCGGATCCTGGATCTGGCGCCGCTGGGGTTGCCGGCCGAGGACGCGCAGTCGCTGGAGGCGATCTCCCGCTCGGAGGCGGTGCAGCTGTTCGTGCGGCGGGCCCGGGCGGCTCGCGGGGGCTTTGGGCTGACGGAGGCGGAGGCGCCGCTGGTGGCGGACATCGTCCGGCGGCTGGACGGAATTGCGCTGGCCATCGAACTGGCGGCGGCACGCACGTCGCTCTTGAGCGTGGGGCAGATCCGCGAGCGGCTGTCCCGGCGCTTCGAGTTGCTGCGCAGCGGGCAGCGGGACGCGGTGGCGCGGCAGGCGACGCTGCGAGGCGCCATCGACTGGTCATGGAACCTGCTGGATGTGACGGAGCAGGCGGTGTTGGCGCAGTGCTCGGTGTTCCGCGGGGGCTTCACCCTGGAGGCCGCCGAGGCGGTGCTGGTGCCCTCGCAGGGCGGGCCGGAGGTGCTGGAGATCGTCCAGGCACTGCGCTCCAAGTCGCTGCTGCGGGCGGGGGCCTCGGAGGGAGTGCCGGGCGAGCTGCGCCTGGGCATGTACGAGAGCATCCGCGAGTACGCCTCGGCGCGGCTGGCGGAGCAGGGCGAGGGCGCCGCGCTGGTGGTGCGGCACGCCGAGTACTCCCTGGGGTTGGCGCGGGAGCTGCGCGGTCCGGCACGCGGGGGAGGAGGGGAGGCGCTTCACCGGCTGATGGCGGAGCGGGAGAACCTGCTGGCCGCGTGTGATCATGCGCTCGCGTCGTGGCCTCCGACACCCGAGACGGTGAACCGGGCGCTGGAGGCGCTGGTGGCGCTCGAGCCGGACATCGCCTCGCGGGGGCCGGTGGGCATCACGCTGCCCCGGCTGGATCGAGCGCTGGAGCAGGCGGCGACGCTCTCGGAAGACTCGCTGCTCCGGGCCGAGGCGCTGGCGGTGCGGGGCCGGGCGCAGTTGGAGACGGGCCAGCTCGCGGCGGCGCGGAGGGACTTGGAGCACGCACGCACGTGCTTCCGGGCGCTGGGGGAGCGTGCGGGGGAGAAGCGGATCCTGGTCGATCTGTCGATCGTCGTCCGGCACGAGGGCGATGTGGAGGCGGCCTGGCGCTTCATCCAGGCGGCGCGGAGCTTGTCGGCGGAGGGGGATCGGTGGCTGGAGGCCTACACCGTGGGCAACGCGGGCATCATCGAGCAGGTGCGCAGCGGCCCGGGCGCGGCGATTCCGCACCTGCACGAGGCGCTGTCGTTGTTCCGAGCGGTGGGGGACCGGACCTTCGAGGTGCTCTTCCTGAACAACCTGGCGCTGGCGATTGGCGAGCGCGGAGGGACAGTGGAGGCGGTGGGCTTCCTGGAGGAGGCGCTGGCGAAGGCGCTGGGGGCGGGGAGCCGTGCGGGGCAGGCGTTCGCGCGGCTGAACCTGGGCTGCTTCCTGCTCGACGCGGATCGGACGGCGGAGGCGTGCGAGCACCTGGAGGCGGTCGTGAGCCTGGGGCGGCAGCTCGGCATGCGGATTGTGGAGGGGTGTGCCCGGGGAGAACTGGGCCGGGCCTGCATGGTGGCCGGCGCGTGGGAGAAGGCCGAGACGCACCTGAAGAACGCGACCTCCATTCTGGCGCAGGTGTCGCGGTGGCACGCGCTGCGGTTCTCGCTGCACCTGGCGGCGGTGCAGGCGCTGAGAGGTGAGCGGGCCGAGGCGCGGAGGAGCTTCGCGACGCTGGAGGCCGCGCTGGAGATCCAGAACGATCCGGTGCTGCGCGAGCTGGCGGCGCTGCTCTACGCGACCCTGGAGCTCGCCGAGGCGCGGGCCGCGGCGCCTGGAGGTGCGGAAGCAGCGCAGGGCAGGGCCGCGGTGCAGCGGCGGCTGGAGCGAGCGAGGGGAGGGCCCATGGAGGGCGCCTCGTCCGATCTTCGCGGCTGGCTGAGGCTGCTGGAGCGGGACCTGCGCGCCTGGGCCTAG